Proteins from one Acidobacteriota bacterium genomic window:
- a CDS encoding IPT/TIG domain-containing protein: MSQSAVGQSPTITSVKPEQTPVGQIPAKVVLKGTGFEANSVVVINTTPVSAKIKPSGKKIVIKELPAELFQTSGLLEIKVIPATGQESNIIRLTVGSLNTIQLIAPAELVVNVGDTVSLQAQVLDAQGVPLPNEVISYSTLTPDQATVDQTGIVTGVQTGAATIRLTSGEAIRDLVITVTDVASIPSGIVGDGDIKVDSQNRVYATDLRRHIIRSAPVGQPLVEFAGAPDLPGNIDGALTSSRFNGPLGLGLGNNSQFVYLADTANQSIRRFNRETGTVETVVGLADVAAVAGVDSWGPRGVVEAQPGDLYITDADNHVVWRVRLGTPNEISVFAGTIGQPGILDGVGNNALFNAPQDLVSGTQQSILVVTDRGNRLVRLIALPDGQVTTVGSIVSARALTRTNRYVPKQSVTFGDPQGVEIDSIGNLYVTDGNTVRVVELQDTTFVVSDLAQSGTFQNATGISLAGGSAYVLDSGKQQVIRVTLGAPPSISDLNINEIKAGQSTELTINGSNFIPNTQVKIGAQLVYTVRVENASRIRCLLPPQPESGPLQITVQHRGGSATTTVNVVSAPFFQLALEPFERSVTAGQMIDYKVRIQRSNFEGNVALSVSGLPTGAQARFQPNVTTAGESTLTVATANTIEPGKYPIQVTGFTSGVTATAEGLLIVTRPEPGTVAISINPSTKTIAPGQNATFQIALNRSNFIGPVKLLAEGVPGGARVDFAPSELNGNSSILTITTLNTVAEGTYRILIKGLAENTPVQAATLTLTIQKAASGGGVRIVATPASQTITAGQAATFNLELQRTNFSGDVRFSVSGLPPGATASFRPESTTGTNSQLIVTTAASTPTGTVKINISGSASGTSVTPTSVTLAINSSGGGGSTVRVQVSPETKTIQAGQSASFAVNLVRTNFTGEVRFALLGLPAGTQATFNPEKTTGTTATLTIATLTSVTPGSYALTVSGTAFGAGIFPATATLVVSGNGGGNGSVSLSTNPTSQTVQAGEVAQYSIRLNRNNFDGEVKLGIGTLPAGVTARFDPDRTTGNSSQLTLQVGVSTPGGTYQIPVGGLATGATISGTTLMLIVNTAPQASVTISVSPPSRTLTLGGSASFSINLARMNYTGAVSLSAAGLPTGVTAVFNPESTLGNSANLTLSARTDAPTGTYTIRINGATTGGVTINQPTITITIQR, from the coding sequence TTGAGCCAATCGGCAGTCGGCCAGTCACCCACCATTACCTCGGTAAAACCAGAACAGACCCCGGTTGGCCAGATTCCGGCGAAAGTGGTGTTAAAAGGAACCGGTTTTGAAGCCAATTCAGTGGTGGTGATCAATACCACGCCGGTCAGTGCCAAAATAAAACCTTCGGGGAAAAAAATTGTCATCAAGGAGCTCCCGGCTGAGTTGTTTCAAACCAGCGGATTGCTTGAGATAAAAGTGATTCCAGCAACCGGCCAGGAATCAAATATTATTCGTCTGACGGTTGGAAGTCTCAATACGATCCAGCTCATAGCCCCGGCTGAACTGGTGGTAAATGTTGGTGACACCGTGTCCCTGCAGGCTCAGGTCCTGGATGCCCAGGGCGTCCCGCTCCCCAATGAAGTGATTTCCTATTCCACCCTCACGCCTGATCAGGCGACCGTTGACCAGACCGGTATCGTCACTGGAGTCCAAACCGGGGCGGCAACGATTCGGTTAACCTCGGGTGAAGCCATTCGGGACCTGGTGATTACGGTTACAGATGTGGCGAGTATTCCTTCAGGAATTGTCGGCGATGGCGATATCAAAGTTGATTCCCAAAATCGCGTGTATGCGACCGATCTCCGACGACACATCATTCGGAGCGCCCCAGTTGGCCAGCCGCTGGTTGAATTTGCTGGTGCACCTGATCTACCGGGAAATATTGATGGTGCGTTGACGTCCTCGCGCTTTAACGGCCCACTCGGGTTAGGGTTAGGAAACAATTCCCAGTTTGTGTATCTGGCTGATACTGCCAACCAGTCAATTCGGCGCTTTAATCGTGAAACCGGAACGGTCGAAACCGTGGTTGGTTTGGCCGATGTGGCCGCTGTGGCTGGTGTGGATTCCTGGGGACCGCGCGGAGTCGTCGAAGCCCAGCCCGGGGACCTCTACATTACGGATGCCGATAACCATGTTGTCTGGAGAGTCCGCCTTGGAACCCCAAATGAAATCTCGGTTTTTGCCGGCACAATCGGTCAGCCGGGAATCCTGGATGGCGTTGGAAACAATGCGTTGTTTAACGCACCACAGGATCTGGTCAGTGGGACGCAGCAAAGCATCCTGGTTGTCACAGACCGTGGAAATCGTCTGGTGAGATTAATCGCGTTACCCGACGGCCAGGTCACCACGGTTGGCAGTATTGTCAGTGCCCGTGCCTTGACCCGAACCAACCGGTATGTACCAAAGCAAAGTGTGACGTTTGGTGATCCACAGGGCGTTGAAATTGATTCGATTGGCAATTTGTATGTCACGGATGGAAACACGGTTCGGGTGGTTGAACTCCAGGATACAACCTTTGTGGTCAGTGACTTAGCCCAAAGCGGCACCTTTCAAAATGCCACGGGAATTTCCCTGGCTGGTGGTTCAGCTTATGTTCTGGATTCAGGAAAGCAGCAAGTCATCCGGGTGACACTTGGGGCGCCGCCTTCAATTTCCGACCTCAACATCAACGAAATCAAAGCTGGTCAAAGCACTGAATTGACGATTAACGGGTCAAATTTTATTCCTAACACCCAGGTCAAAATCGGAGCTCAATTGGTGTATACGGTGCGGGTTGAAAATGCCAGCCGAATCCGGTGTTTGCTCCCACCGCAACCGGAAAGCGGTCCGCTCCAGATTACGGTTCAGCATCGGGGTGGTTCGGCGACAACCACGGTGAATGTGGTCAGCGCGCCATTTTTCCAACTGGCGCTGGAACCCTTTGAACGATCCGTAACAGCGGGTCAAATGATTGATTACAAGGTTCGAATTCAGCGGTCCAACTTTGAAGGAAATGTAGCCTTGTCAGTCAGCGGTCTTCCGACTGGCGCCCAGGCCCGATTCCAGCCAAATGTGACTACGGCAGGTGAATCAACGCTGACAGTTGCCACCGCCAACACGATTGAACCCGGCAAATATCCAATTCAGGTGACTGGGTTTACCAGCGGGGTAACCGCGACGGCGGAAGGCTTGCTGATTGTAACCCGCCCGGAACCGGGCACCGTTGCCATTTCGATCAATCCATCAACCAAAACTATCGCACCTGGGCAAAATGCGACCTTCCAAATTGCCCTGAACCGCTCAAATTTCATCGGACCAGTCAAATTACTGGCTGAAGGTGTACCAGGTGGTGCCCGGGTCGATTTTGCTCCATCTGAATTGAATGGAAATAGTTCAATTCTGACGATTACCACGCTCAACACGGTGGCTGAAGGTACTTATCGAATTTTAATTAAAGGACTGGCGGAAAATACACCAGTTCAAGCTGCCACATTGACCTTGACGATTCAAAAAGCCGCCAGTGGGGGAGGCGTACGCATTGTGGCGACGCCAGCTTCCCAAACCATCACTGCCGGCCAGGCAGCCACTTTTAATTTAGAATTGCAGCGAACCAATTTCAGCGGTGACGTCCGCTTCTCGGTATCTGGTCTGCCACCTGGGGCCACGGCGAGTTTTCGGCCAGAAAGCACGACTGGAACCAACTCACAATTGATTGTCACGACTGCTGCCAGCACTCCGACCGGAACCGTCAAAATCAACATTTCCGGTTCCGCCTCGGGGACTTCAGTGACACCGACCTCGGTGACTTTAGCAATCAATTCAAGTGGTGGAGGAGGATCCACTGTCAGGGTCCAGGTATCTCCGGAGACAAAAACCATTCAGGCCGGGCAATCAGCCAGTTTTGCCGTGAATTTGGTTCGAACCAATTTTACAGGTGAAGTCCGGTTTGCGTTGCTTGGATTACCAGCAGGTACCCAGGCCACCTTCAATCCAGAGAAGACCACGGGCACCACTGCCACGCTGACCATTGCGACTTTGACCAGCGTGACCCCAGGCAGTTATGCGTTGACGGTTTCGGGAACTGCCTTCGGCGCCGGTATTTTTCCAGCGACGGCAACCCTGGTGGTCTCGGGCAATGGCGGCGGCAATGGCAGCGTTTCCCTTTCAACCAATCCAACCAGCCAGACAGTTCAAGCTGGTGAGGTGGCCCAATATTCAATTCGATTAAATCGAAACAACTTTGATGGCGAGGTCAAACTTGGGATTGGCACTTTGCCGGCGGGAGTCACCGCCCGGTTCGACCCAGATCGAACCACGGGAAATAGTTCGCAATTGACCTTGCAGGTGGGTGTCAGCACTCCAGGCGGTACCTACCAGATTCCAGTGGGTGGCCTGGCCACTGGCGCGACGATCAGTGGCACAACCCTGATGTTGATCGTAAACACAGCTCCGCAAGCCTCGGTCACCATTTCGGTTTCACCACCATCCCGAACCCTTACGCTGGGTGGCAGCGCATCTTTCTCGATCAATCTGGCCCGAATGAACTACACTGGCGCGGTCTCCCTCAGCGCGGCGGGTCTTCCTACGGGCGTGACCGCCGTTTTTAATCCCGAAAGCACGCTTGGCAACAGCGCAAATTTAACGCTTTCGGCCAGAACTGATGCTCCGACGGGCACCTACACGATTCGAATCAACGGCGCCACCACCGGAGGCGTCACCATCAATCAACCAACCATAACCATAACCATTCAACGATGA